The Streptomyces sp. NBC_01244 genome contains a region encoding:
- a CDS encoding DUF503 domain-containing protein yields the protein MYVGTLSFDLLLGDVHSLKEKRSVVRPIVAELQRKFSVSAAEVGDQDLHRRARIGVALVSGDTGFLSDVLDRCERLVAARPEVELLSVRRRLHGDED from the coding sequence ATGTACGTGGGGACTCTGTCCTTCGATCTGCTCCTCGGCGACGTTCACTCGCTGAAGGAGAAACGCTCCGTCGTCCGGCCCATCGTGGCCGAGCTCCAGCGCAAGTTCTCTGTGAGCGCGGCCGAAGTGGGCGACCAGGACCTGCACCGCAGGGCCCGTATAGGGGTCGCTCTGGTGAGTGGGGACACGGGGTTCCTCTCGGATGTACTGGACCGCTGCGAGCGGCTGGTCGCGGCACGTCCGGAAGTGGAGCTGCTGTCGGTACGACGACGGCTCCACGGTGATGAAGACTGA
- the rbfA gene encoding 30S ribosome-binding factor RbfA — protein sequence MADNARAKKLADLIREVVAEKLQRGVKDPRLGTHVTITDTRVTGDLREATVFYTVYGDDEARVSAAAGLESAKGVLRSAVGRAAQTKFTPTLTFVADALPETAKSIEDLLEKARTSDAQVREVSSGAQYAGEADPYKKPDEDDDSDEDAAAE from the coding sequence GTGGCCGACAATGCGCGGGCGAAGAAGCTGGCGGACCTCATCCGGGAGGTGGTGGCCGAGAAGCTGCAGCGCGGCGTCAAGGACCCCCGCCTCGGTACGCACGTGACCATCACGGACACCAGGGTCACCGGCGACCTGCGGGAGGCCACGGTCTTCTACACGGTGTACGGCGACGACGAGGCGCGGGTCAGCGCGGCGGCGGGCCTGGAGAGCGCCAAGGGCGTACTGCGCTCCGCGGTCGGCCGGGCGGCGCAGACCAAGTTCACGCCGACCCTGACGTTCGTGGCGGACGCCCTTCCGGAGACCGCCAAGAGCATCGAGGACCTCCTCGAGAAGGCGCGCACCTCCGACGCCCAGGTGCGGGAGGTTTCCTCGGGCGCTCAGTACGCCGGCGAAGCCGACCCGTACAAGAAGCCCGACGAGGACGACGACTCGGACGAGGACGCAGCCGCGGAATGA
- the truB gene encoding tRNA pseudouridine(55) synthase TruB, with protein MSTNAEKTPDGLVIVDKPSGFTSHDVVAKMRGIARTRRVGHAGTLDPMATGVLVLGVEKATKLLGHLALTEKEYLGTIRLGQNTLTDDAEGEITSSTDATGVTREGVDAGIAKLSGAIMQVPSKVSAIKIKGVRSYKRARDGEDFEIPARPVTVSSFQVYDMREAEAEDGTKVVDLVVSVVCSSGTYIRALARDLGADLGVGGHLTALRRTRVGPYKIDRARTLDQLQEELTVMPIGDAAAAAFPRWQLDARRASLLANGVRIDMPEEYEPGKAVAVYGPDGQLLGLVESKNGKAKSLAVFA; from the coding sequence ATGAGCACCAACGCAGAAAAGACTCCGGACGGCCTGGTCATCGTCGACAAGCCGTCCGGATTCACTTCGCACGACGTGGTCGCCAAGATGCGCGGGATCGCCAGGACCCGCCGCGTCGGCCACGCCGGCACGCTCGACCCGATGGCGACGGGCGTGCTGGTCCTGGGCGTCGAGAAGGCCACCAAGCTCCTCGGCCACCTCGCGCTCACGGAGAAGGAATACCTCGGCACCATCCGGCTGGGCCAGAACACCCTGACGGACGACGCCGAGGGTGAGATCACCTCGTCCACGGACGCCACCGGGGTCACCCGCGAAGGCGTGGACGCGGGCATCGCCAAGCTGTCCGGCGCGATCATGCAGGTCCCGTCCAAGGTCAGCGCCATCAAGATCAAGGGCGTGCGCTCCTACAAGCGCGCCCGCGACGGCGAGGACTTCGAGATCCCGGCCCGGCCGGTGACCGTCTCCTCCTTCCAGGTGTACGACATGCGGGAGGCGGAGGCCGAGGACGGCACCAAGGTCGTCGACCTCGTCGTCTCCGTGGTCTGCTCCAGCGGTACGTACATCCGCGCGCTCGCGCGGGACCTCGGCGCCGACCTCGGCGTCGGCGGGCACCTCACGGCGCTGCGGCGCACGCGGGTGGGTCCGTACAAGATCGACCGGGCGCGCACGCTCGACCAGCTCCAGGAGGAGCTGACCGTCATGCCGATCGGCGACGCGGCGGCCGCCGCGTTCCCGCGCTGGCAGCTGGACGCCCGGCGGGCGTCGCTGCTGGCGAACGGCGTGCGGATCGACATGCCGGAGGAGTACGAGCCCGGCAAGGCGGTCGCGGTCTACGGGCCGGACGGGCAGCTGCTCGGGCTCGTGGAGAGCAAGAACGGCAAGGCCAAGTCGCTCGCCGTCTTCGCCTGA
- a CDS encoding serine protease, translated as MTAQLIRICDLAGRPRGSGFVADDRGTVLTSHEAVDGLARLVLHGPAPGERTWTAGASDVTALPELGLALVRSDGLGARPLPVAPRGAIAPGTYVRLAARGWRQARVLGAAEATYPATDRLHLLPAALELAIGTDGRDALRLGGEACGGPVLDAGTGAVLAVLCTALRAEHRSGGFAVPLAAAAAADPGGPLAALLERNAATVPGHGADLNLAGALQLTGTTLGAALAMGGPEPVDRPEIAAELDAFTAGDRPVLALVGRLGTGRTTALAALAVRRARGPHPAPTLWLRGADLRADDASLADAVARALTEAGRILEVPAAGPGPDPASALAALVASAGRPLLVVLDGPEEMPPRLAGRAAPWTGATAAWLGASGARLVVAARPEHWEAAGRLYPPRMLHTPARPARGLPPAVPIGDLTPEEAEAVRARLGIPAGAVDGADARHPLTLRLLAELRAAGVTAGRPSRDEVFAAHLDLLCLRVAVRVSAALPQPRRPRGAFGPDGACRDGIGGDGAGGDGAGGEDPAGACDPGVFGPGAGRLAARVAGRVHEAARRCLGPGQGQLDRGSFEELFPWRSGWASAVLAEGLLVPGGEGYRFAHEEFADWVQAAHLDLPAALDTLGRDVPRHRIGPVLEGIRLLPPGERGAALERLVAVLDGATDPEALWWAARLVGETLLRVPDATPYLPVLHALAAHLTRPAPSGAEEPEPSPAAPAPFPAAPAPAPAAPAPPPAGSAAYAGSLGAPGPAGPLRIPAQGGAPVADGPGGRAGRPPGLRPGAAADDTGDSGGPGTGGHTGPGSPPEPGQGREDEGEFGGWFWTRVRVAEDDRFELLRRLVPHDHRLLDAAARRLVRAPRLVQPLLCGWFRDERRLLGRPGATVATAAQALLHTHRSLAVDDLTEALVTAAHPRADELLAVLAEDEPSALSRAVDRWAHDERPGRRVAAAAYGPLTAPHVRTPADRELLRYAAQTLLARPADASLHGSALGILLRDPQVRARYLPEALACFRDPGRGRRLPATALVAALPVLPDPDAVFAALRERADGEVVCALAALTTPGLARRAAELVRDHLAGHPQDAAHAAEFVDRRLEQGLAAAPVLRPLVRDLLGSGPPPVRAALAGVLAAPGTESSYTLRGELAEALLREELDPSVLDTFLGALAAGAAAGAPDRTRDLLRRTGRQLLRAPGGPAVFERRTVELARAEPAFGALVASWLERAPQEAAALLGPSARRTVETLAHSACPSEDADDGQRPPAWQS; from the coding sequence GTGACGGCGCAACTGATCAGGATCTGCGATCTCGCCGGGCGGCCGCGGGGGAGCGGGTTCGTCGCGGACGACCGCGGGACGGTGCTCACCAGCCACGAAGCCGTGGACGGACTGGCCCGGCTGGTCCTGCACGGGCCGGCGCCGGGGGAGCGGACCTGGACGGCGGGGGCCTCGGACGTGACCGCCCTGCCGGAGCTGGGGCTGGCGCTCGTACGCAGCGACGGGCTGGGGGCGCGGCCGCTGCCGGTCGCGCCGCGGGGGGCGATCGCTCCCGGGACGTACGTACGGCTGGCCGCGCGCGGCTGGCGCCAGGCGCGGGTGCTCGGCGCCGCCGAGGCCACCTACCCTGCGACGGACCGCCTCCACCTGCTCCCGGCCGCCCTGGAACTCGCCATCGGGACCGACGGGCGCGACGCGCTGCGGCTCGGCGGCGAGGCCTGCGGAGGCCCGGTCCTGGACGCCGGGACCGGAGCGGTGCTCGCGGTCCTGTGCACCGCTCTGCGGGCGGAACACCGCTCCGGGGGCTTCGCCGTGCCCCTCGCGGCCGCGGCCGCCGCCGATCCGGGCGGACCCCTCGCCGCGCTCCTGGAACGCAACGCCGCCACCGTGCCGGGCCACGGCGCCGACCTGAACCTCGCGGGAGCCCTGCAGCTCACCGGCACCACACTCGGAGCGGCCCTCGCCATGGGGGGACCGGAGCCGGTGGACCGCCCGGAGATCGCCGCCGAACTCGACGCCTTCACCGCCGGAGACCGCCCGGTCCTCGCCCTCGTCGGACGGCTCGGCACCGGCCGCACCACGGCCCTCGCCGCCCTGGCGGTCCGCCGCGCCCGCGGCCCGCACCCCGCCCCGACCCTCTGGCTGCGCGGCGCCGACCTGCGGGCCGACGACGCCTCGCTGGCCGACGCCGTGGCGCGGGCACTGACGGAGGCGGGCCGGATCCTGGAGGTGCCCGCCGCCGGGCCGGGGCCGGACCCCGCGTCGGCGCTGGCCGCGCTCGTGGCTTCGGCCGGGCGGCCCCTGCTCGTGGTCCTGGACGGGCCCGAGGAGATGCCGCCGCGGCTCGCCGGGCGGGCCGCGCCGTGGACCGGGGCCACCGCCGCCTGGCTCGGCGCGAGCGGGGCCCGGCTGGTCGTGGCCGCCCGCCCCGAGCACTGGGAGGCGGCCGGGCGCCTCTACCCGCCGCGGATGCTCCACACCCCGGCGCGGCCGGCCCGGGGGCTGCCGCCCGCGGTCCCGATCGGCGATCTGACCCCGGAGGAAGCGGAGGCGGTCCGGGCCCGGCTGGGGATCCCGGCCGGCGCCGTCGACGGAGCCGACGCCCGGCACCCGCTCACGCTGCGGCTGCTCGCGGAACTCCGCGCGGCCGGGGTCACCGCGGGCCGTCCGTCGCGCGACGAGGTGTTCGCCGCACACCTGGACCTGCTGTGCCTGCGCGTGGCCGTCCGGGTGTCGGCCGCGCTCCCGCAGCCCCGTAGACCCCGCGGGGCCTTCGGGCCGGACGGCGCCTGCCGCGATGGCATCGGAGGGGACGGCGCGGGCGGGGACGGCGCCGGCGGGGAGGACCCGGCCGGGGCGTGCGACCCCGGTGTGTTCGGGCCCGGCGCGGGCAGGCTGGCCGCGCGCGTGGCCGGGCGGGTTCACGAGGCCGCGCGGCGCTGTCTGGGCCCGGGGCAGGGGCAGTTGGACCGGGGCTCCTTCGAGGAACTGTTCCCGTGGCGGTCGGGATGGGCCTCCGCGGTGCTCGCCGAGGGACTGCTGGTGCCCGGCGGGGAGGGCTACCGCTTCGCCCACGAGGAGTTCGCCGACTGGGTGCAGGCCGCCCACCTGGACCTCCCCGCCGCCCTGGACACCCTGGGCCGGGACGTCCCCCGGCACCGCATCGGGCCCGTACTGGAGGGCATCCGCCTGCTGCCGCCCGGAGAGCGGGGAGCAGCGCTGGAGCGGCTCGTGGCCGTGCTCGACGGCGCCACCGACCCGGAGGCCCTCTGGTGGGCCGCCCGGCTCGTCGGTGAGACGCTCCTCCGGGTCCCCGATGCCACGCCGTACCTCCCGGTCCTGCACGCCCTCGCCGCCCACCTGACCCGGCCCGCGCCGTCCGGGGCGGAAGAACCGGAACCTTCTCCGGCGGCTCCAGCACCGTTTCCGGCGGCTCCCGCACCGGCTCCCGCGGCTCCCGCACCGCCGCCGGCCGGCTCCGCGGCGTACGCGGGCTCCCTGGGTGCCCCGGGCCCCGCCGGGCCCCTGCGGATCCCCGCGCAGGGCGGAGCCCCGGTGGCCGACGGACCCGGCGGGCGGGCCGGGCGGCCACCGGGGCTCCGCCCCGGAGCGGCCGCCGATGACACCGGCGACTCCGGGGGCCCGGGGACCGGCGGGCACACCGGGCCCGGAAGCCCGCCCGAGCCCGGTCAGGGCCGGGAGGACGAGGGGGAGTTCGGGGGGTGGTTCTGGACCCGGGTGCGAGTCGCCGAGGACGACCGGTTCGAGCTGCTGCGGCGGTTGGTGCCCCACGACCACCGCCTCCTCGACGCCGCCGCCCGGCGGCTGGTCCGGGCGCCGCGGCTCGTGCAGCCGCTGCTCTGCGGCTGGTTCCGCGACGAGCGGCGGCTGCTCGGGCGGCCCGGGGCCACCGTCGCCACCGCCGCGCAGGCGCTGCTGCACACCCACCGCAGCCTTGCCGTCGACGACCTCACCGAGGCACTCGTCACCGCCGCGCACCCCCGCGCCGACGAACTGCTCGCCGTACTCGCCGAGGACGAGCCCTCCGCCCTCAGCCGGGCCGTGGACCGCTGGGCGCACGACGAGCGGCCCGGCCGCAGGGTCGCCGCCGCCGCGTACGGGCCGCTCACCGCCCCGCACGTGCGGACCCCCGCCGACCGCGAGCTGCTGCGCTACGCCGCGCAGACCCTCCTCGCCCGCCCCGCGGACGCCTCCTTGCACGGCAGCGCCCTCGGAATCCTGCTCCGCGACCCCCAGGTACGGGCCCGCTACCTCCCCGAGGCCCTCGCCTGCTTCCGCGATCCAGGGCGCGGCCGGCGGCTGCCCGCCACCGCGCTCGTGGCCGCGCTCCCCGTGCTCCCCGACCCGGACGCGGTGTTCGCCGCCCTGCGGGAGCGGGCCGACGGGGAAGTGGTGTGCGCGCTGGCCGCGCTGACCACGCCGGGCCTGGCGCGGCGCGCGGCCGAGCTCGTACGGGACCACCTGGCGGGGCACCCGCAGGACGCCGCGCACGCCGCCGAGTTCGTGGACCGGCGCCTCGAGCAGGGGCTGGCCGCCGCCCCCGTGCTCCGTCCGCTCGTACGGGACCTCCTGGGCTCCGGTCCGCCCCCGGTGCGGGCCGCGCTGGCCGGCGTACTGGCCGCTCCGGGCACGGAGTCCTCGTACACGCTCCGCGGCGAGCTGGCCGAGGCGCTGCTCCGCGAGGAACTGGACCCCTCGGTGCTCGACACCTTCCTCGGAGCGCTGGCGGCGGGGGCGGCCGCC